A genome region from Sander vitreus isolate 19-12246 chromosome 21, sanVit1, whole genome shotgun sequence includes the following:
- the chst3b gene encoding carbohydrate sulfotransferase 3b, whose product MRIKYTIPIVFIVALVIIEKENNIISRVSDKLTLKQTPQTPLQPSGFSHILLKHNGSFTSLSKMDSAFTLMKRRLENYSQHQEVVTRGRKHILLLATTRTGSSFVGEFFNQQGDNMFYLFEPLWHVEKMLTLETGGTNATAAAKAYREVLQQLLLCDFTLLESFIDPVPVDHITTALFRRESSSSLCEESVCSPVIKGVFERYRCKTRRCGPLNLTMASESCLQKEHRAIKSVRVRQLENLRPLTEDPRLDVKFIQLVRDPRAVLASRMVAFAAKYKNWKQWAMDGDVPIDDDEVRKLKGNCDNIRMSAEIGLRQPPWLRRRYMLVRYEDIARFPMTKATEMYKFTGIPFTPQVKSWILKNTQASKETSGVYSTQKNSSEQVEKWRFSLPFKIAQVVQKVCGPTLKLFGYKFVSSEEMLTDKSISLIQDKVFNFL is encoded by the exons ATGAGGATCAAATATACAATACCCATCGTCTTTATTGTGGCACTTGTTATCATTGAGAAGGAAAACAACATTATCTCAAG GGTGTCAGATAAGCTCACCTTAAAGCAGACCCCCCAGACCCCTCTACAGCCCAGTGGTTTCTCCCACATACTGCTGAAGCACAATGGTTCCTTTACCTCACTCAGCAAGATGGACTCTGCCTTCACGCTGATGAAGCGGCGCCTGGAGAACTACAGCCAGCACCAGGAGGTGGTGACAAGGGGCAGGAAACACATCCTCCTGTTAGCTACCACCCGGACGGGCTCCTCGTTTGTGGGCGAGTTTTTCAACCAGCAGGGCGACAACATGTTTTACCTGTTTGAGCCGTTGTGGCATGTGGAGAAGATGTTGACGCTGGAGACCGGTGGCACCAACGCCACAGCAGCAGCCAAGGCATACCGCGAGGTGCTTCAGCAGCTCTTGCTGTGTGACTTCACCCTGCTGGAAAGCTTCATCGACCCCGTCCCTGTGGACCACATCACCACTGCCCTCTTCCGCAGGGAGTCCAGCAGCTCTCTGTGTGAGGAGTCGGTCTGCAGCCCCGTCATCAAAGGGGTCTTTGAGCGTTATCGCTGCAAGACCAGACGCTGTGGGCCCCTGAACCTGACCATGGCATCTGAGTCCTGCCTCCAAAAGGAGCACAGGGCCATCAAGTCAGTGAGGGTGCGGCAGCTGGAGAATCTTCGTCCTCTGACTGAGGATCCACGCCTTGATGTGAAATTCATTCAGCTTGTTCGGGATCCTCGAGCTGTACTGGCCTCACGCATGGTGGCCTTTGCAGCCAAATACAAGAACTGGAAGCAGTGGGCTATGGATGGGGATGTGCCCATTGATGATGATGAGGTGAGAAAGCTGAAAGGGAACTGTGACAACATCAGGATGTCAGCGGAGATCGGCCTCAGACAGCCACCGTGGCTGCGCAGGCGTTACATGCTGGTGCGGTACGAGGACATTGCTCGGTTCCCCATGACGAAAGCAACAGAGATGTACAAGTTTACTGGAATCCCGTTCACTCCACAAGTGAAATCCTGGATCCTGAAGAACACCCAGGCCTCCAAGGAGACAAGCGGTGTTTACTCGACACAGAAAAACTCCTCCGAACAAGTAGAGAAATGGAGGTTCAGTTTACCATTTAAAATAGCCCAGGTTGTACAAAAAGTTTGTGGACCAACGCTGAAGCTTTTTGGATATAAATTTGTAAGCAGTGAGGAAATGCTAACAGATAAGTCTATTAGTTTGATTCAGGACAAAGTGTTCAACTTTTTGTAG